A genomic stretch from Edaphobacter aggregans includes:
- a CDS encoding GWxTD domain-containing protein, which yields MRLRHVRTGLFFFFLFLLFASSALYAVDPTKNLSPRYKHWINEEVPYIIQADERKQFLMLSSDDERDNFIKAFWEARNPNPGSETNEYREEHYRRLAYVNQNFGNISAQDGWRTDRGRIYIMLGEPKQKADYPERKNVRPLQIWFYQAATPALPAHFYIVFYKRSFGEDYTLYSPYQDGPSRLVTGLEGKNDQKNNLDVIKRSLGDEVARTTISLIPGEPVNLNDYTPSLQSDVLLSTIKGLPENPLTKEMLNQRRMTERVTTSVFSGNNPASLQTIVFRDATGRMTVNSLLSYERPERDLIGILPNKQTGYSLTLQTSVLTQDGRPVYVQNEKLGGVVNESQATAARSKRFGAESRLPLVPGRYQIVSTLTNDLNHSAVRQHVEVLVPDPVQANWSVSKILCFSPQPPTHDPAGILPFSVAGLRFVPKGVQQVSVHPGEPVRLLYQLWSKPLDPAAREGHKIKVHYVYGTMQAGQDTHQEDEEIDATNFDASGTLLTGRTLSTEGLPAGNYRAVITATDDTTQQKTYAALTFHVTSEAEMTDMWTAYDASESGGRGTAIDDYKRGLSALMQSQSDSAIVWLQRSLADDPHYLPALTRLVDLLSQSNKYKEIVELSTKFPLTDEVSQQTAIQMSQANEQAGDYPKATHILESELQFQPPNADLYLALADVYQRQGNSSKAEDYKRQAAKLAN from the coding sequence TTGCGTCTGCGTCACGTACGAACCGGCCTCTTTTTCTTCTTTCTCTTCCTTCTCTTCGCGTCCTCGGCGCTTTATGCGGTCGACCCGACGAAGAATCTGTCTCCCCGATACAAGCACTGGATCAATGAGGAAGTGCCGTACATCATCCAGGCGGACGAGCGTAAGCAGTTTCTGATGTTGTCCAGCGATGATGAGAGGGATAACTTCATCAAGGCCTTCTGGGAGGCGCGCAACCCTAATCCTGGGTCAGAGACAAACGAGTATCGAGAGGAGCACTATCGCCGGCTGGCCTATGTAAATCAAAACTTCGGCAACATCAGCGCGCAGGATGGTTGGCGCACGGATCGTGGTCGCATCTACATCATGCTAGGTGAGCCGAAGCAGAAGGCGGACTATCCTGAGCGCAAAAATGTGCGGCCTCTACAGATCTGGTTCTACCAGGCCGCGACCCCAGCGCTGCCTGCGCATTTCTATATCGTCTTCTACAAACGCAGCTTCGGAGAAGACTACACACTGTACTCTCCTTACCAGGATGGGCCGTCGCGATTGGTTACGGGCCTTGAAGGTAAGAATGACCAGAAGAATAATCTGGATGTCATCAAGAGATCGCTGGGAGATGAAGTTGCTCGAACAACGATATCGTTGATTCCTGGCGAGCCGGTCAATTTGAATGATTACACTCCGAGTCTGCAGTCTGATGTTCTGTTGAGCACGATCAAAGGGCTGCCTGAGAATCCACTGACAAAGGAGATGTTGAATCAGCGGAGAATGACCGAACGGGTTACAACGAGCGTCTTTTCGGGTAACAATCCTGCTTCCCTTCAGACGATCGTTTTTCGGGATGCGACTGGACGCATGACGGTTAATTCGCTGCTGTCCTATGAACGTCCGGAACGGGACCTTATCGGCATTCTGCCTAACAAGCAGACGGGCTATTCTTTGACGCTCCAGACTTCAGTTCTTACGCAAGATGGCAGGCCAGTCTACGTACAGAATGAAAAGCTAGGCGGCGTCGTTAACGAGAGTCAGGCAACTGCAGCTCGTAGCAAGCGTTTTGGCGCCGAGAGCCGGCTTCCGCTCGTTCCTGGCAGATATCAGATCGTTTCTACATTGACGAATGACCTCAACCACTCGGCTGTTCGGCAGCATGTTGAAGTTCTCGTGCCGGATCCTGTACAGGCGAACTGGAGCGTCAGCAAGATCCTGTGCTTTTCGCCTCAACCTCCGACGCATGATCCTGCGGGCATTCTTCCTTTCAGTGTTGCGGGACTACGATTTGTTCCGAAGGGAGTGCAACAGGTATCGGTGCATCCGGGTGAACCAGTGCGGCTGCTGTATCAGCTTTGGAGCAAGCCATTGGATCCGGCGGCGCGCGAGGGGCACAAGATCAAGGTTCATTATGTCTACGGCACCATGCAGGCGGGGCAAGATACACACCAGGAAGACGAAGAGATCGACGCTACCAACTTCGATGCTTCAGGGACATTGTTGACCGGGCGGACGCTTTCGACGGAGGGACTGCCAGCCGGTAACTATCGCGCAGTCATTACGGCGACTGATGATACGACGCAACAGAAGACGTATGCAGCCTTGACCTTCCACGTGACCAGTGAGGCAGAGATGACTGATATGTGGACTGCCTACGATGCGAGCGAGTCCGGTGGACGCGGGACTGCGATCGACGACTACAAGCGCGGCTTGAGTGCCTTGATGCAATCACAAAGCGATAGTGCCATCGTGTGGCTGCAGCGCTCGCTTGCGGATGATCCGCACTACCTGCCGGCGCTTACCAGGCTTGTGGACCTGCTTTCGCAGAGCAACAAGTACAAGGAGATTGTGGAACTTTCGACGAAGTTCCCCCTTACCGATGAGGTGAGCCAGCAGACTGCGATTCAGATGTCTCAGGCGAATGAGCAGGCCGGAGACTATCCGAAGGCGACACATATTCTCGAGTCAGAGCTTCAGTTTCAGCCGCCAAATGCCGATTTGTATCTCGCTCTTGCGGACGTTTACCAGAGGCAAGGTAATTCGTCCAAAGCTGAAGACTATAAGCGTCAGGCTGCAAAGCTCGCAAACTAG
- a CDS encoding TonB-dependent receptor gives MHTPLKSHSRNFPGALMRCISMVVFTFVALGVVAYAQETGQIAGTVSDTTGAVVPGVTVTVTNTATNASRSVKATDTGSYVFTGLAPGLYNIAVAATGGLGAFAGKAEVTVGGRLTVDVKLIPAGSMETVTVQGEGGVAVNTQSQEVSQVVDSQQVSQLPSLSRNPYDFVTIAGNISSGDKVTSSGATSTTGDQNQTTRGVGFSLNGQRSTGTQILLDGVENNDTYLTGPALIQIPIDSVQEYRVITSNFGPEYGRASGGVVNVVTKSGTNQFHGGTWWYNRLSAYTSNTVTNAQSGIDKGNFTRNQFGYDIGGPIMKDKLFFFQSTEWIRVRGTANNQSLIPTPQFLAASASNLQDYFTAHGKNPPAYASTLLKSDLLFDPVANPGGVKPTPNGAFDMLPNSTPVFGVVAFQAPANAGGGNPQNTYYLVARGDYNFSDKTTMYGRYANYHEIDEPGGLYSSPYSQFNVGQAIKGQTYLYGLSHVFNPTLVSSTKLSFTRNSTDQSYDTSLQNTPALYMRSGATYQGIQVQLPGFFAINEGTGGLPAAGPQNTSQINQDFDFTKSRHSIKVGVQLFYIQNNISYGAYAQAVQGLGSNAANSLDQFLNGQLAVFKAAANPNGAFPCFRDYTTGNLTVTQACSVQLPASQPSFARSNRYKEWAVYAQDSFKMTPKFVANYGVRYDHLGVLFENHPSLQANFFPGPGSSIPAQIRSGQVLTTPNSPNGRPWNPQYGTVSPRVGFAYDINGDGKTSIRGGFGISYERNFGNVTFNIIQNPPNYAVITVNNTPVTPSNLGPLGGASGNVPLPPTSLRAVDPNIRVASTQFYSLTLERQLANSVVASIGYVGSRGIHLYDVKNYNQQGAGNVYLGDPIVAPTALSNGFSRSNNQYSDINDRGSNGDSHYDGMNIGLQMNDFHRSGLSLTANYTFAHSRDDISSTFSESNSSSNGVGNLGYLNPFNPALDYGASDFDTRHRFVIAPIYQTPWFRTDRSARARLLGGFLLTGIYTVRTGTPFGYSDSGPSLNAGAGSGIPRYLPSAPITNTRFNQALKGGQLAPNLFSLGNLPAAMEFPASSLLAGSYADFGPYPAGMTHRNSFYGPGAWNFDAAVSKTVPITERVSVELRAEGFDLFNHHNMYVLETANDVGGTYDGNPLVIQGRKGGVNGGANDERRFGQFAARITF, from the coding sequence ATGCATACCCCACTCAAATCTCATTCGAGGAACTTTCCTGGCGCGTTGATGCGCTGTATCAGCATGGTTGTGTTCACGTTCGTTGCGCTGGGTGTTGTTGCGTATGCGCAGGAAACAGGACAGATAGCGGGTACCGTGTCCGATACGACGGGTGCTGTCGTCCCTGGTGTGACCGTTACGGTTACGAATACTGCGACGAATGCTTCGCGAAGTGTGAAGGCGACTGATACAGGGTCGTATGTTTTCACGGGTTTGGCGCCGGGGCTCTATAACATCGCTGTGGCCGCGACCGGCGGGTTGGGTGCGTTTGCCGGGAAGGCCGAAGTGACGGTCGGTGGAAGGTTGACGGTGGATGTGAAGTTGATTCCGGCTGGCTCGATGGAGACGGTTACGGTGCAGGGAGAGGGTGGCGTTGCGGTGAATACGCAGAGCCAGGAGGTGTCACAGGTTGTCGATAGTCAGCAGGTGTCGCAACTGCCGAGCTTGTCGCGCAATCCTTATGACTTTGTGACGATTGCCGGGAATATCAGCTCGGGCGATAAGGTGACGTCGAGCGGCGCTACGTCGACTACTGGCGATCAGAATCAGACTACGCGCGGAGTGGGTTTTTCGTTGAATGGACAGCGATCTACGGGGACTCAGATTTTGTTGGATGGTGTGGAGAACAACGATACGTATCTGACCGGGCCGGCGCTTATTCAGATTCCTATCGATAGCGTGCAGGAGTATCGCGTGATTACGAGCAACTTCGGACCTGAGTATGGACGCGCTTCGGGCGGTGTGGTGAATGTCGTGACGAAGAGCGGGACAAATCAATTTCACGGTGGGACGTGGTGGTACAACCGGTTGTCGGCTTACACGTCGAATACGGTGACGAATGCTCAGTCGGGTATTGATAAGGGCAATTTCACGCGCAATCAGTTTGGCTACGATATCGGCGGCCCGATTATGAAGGACAAGCTCTTCTTCTTCCAGAGCACGGAGTGGATTCGAGTGCGGGGAACGGCGAACAATCAATCGCTGATTCCGACTCCGCAATTTCTGGCGGCGTCTGCTTCTAATCTTCAGGATTACTTTACGGCCCATGGTAAGAATCCGCCTGCGTATGCAAGTACGTTGCTGAAATCGGACTTGTTATTTGATCCAGTTGCAAACCCAGGCGGTGTGAAGCCAACACCGAACGGTGCTTTCGACATGTTGCCGAACAGCACTCCGGTTTTTGGTGTGGTGGCTTTTCAGGCCCCGGCGAATGCGGGTGGAGGAAATCCGCAGAATACGTACTATCTGGTCGCGCGTGGAGATTACAACTTCTCAGACAAGACGACGATGTATGGCCGGTATGCAAACTACCACGAGATCGACGAGCCGGGAGGCCTCTACAGTTCGCCTTACTCCCAATTCAACGTAGGGCAAGCGATCAAGGGACAGACGTATCTTTATGGCCTGTCGCACGTGTTCAACCCTACTCTTGTCAGCAGTACGAAGTTGAGCTTCACGCGCAATTCGACGGACCAGAGCTATGACACGTCGCTGCAGAATACGCCAGCGCTTTACATGAGGAGCGGTGCTACGTATCAGGGCATCCAGGTTCAACTGCCGGGCTTCTTCGCGATCAATGAAGGCACTGGCGGACTACCGGCGGCCGGTCCGCAGAATACGTCCCAGATCAATCAGGACTTCGACTTTACGAAGAGTCGTCACTCAATCAAAGTCGGGGTGCAGTTGTTTTATATACAGAACAACATCTCTTATGGTGCGTATGCGCAGGCAGTGCAGGGCCTTGGATCGAACGCGGCGAACTCGTTGGATCAGTTTCTGAACGGGCAGCTCGCCGTTTTCAAGGCGGCGGCGAATCCTAACGGCGCTTTTCCATGCTTTAGGGACTACACCACGGGTAATTTGACGGTAACGCAGGCTTGCTCGGTTCAACTGCCGGCGTCTCAGCCAAGCTTCGCGCGCAGCAATCGGTATAAGGAATGGGCGGTCTACGCGCAGGACTCGTTCAAGATGACGCCGAAGTTCGTCGCTAACTACGGAGTTCGCTACGACCACCTTGGCGTACTGTTTGAAAATCATCCGAGCTTGCAGGCGAATTTCTTCCCGGGACCGGGCTCGAGTATTCCTGCTCAGATTCGTAGTGGGCAGGTGCTGACGACTCCGAACAGTCCGAATGGACGGCCGTGGAATCCGCAGTATGGGACGGTATCCCCGCGCGTGGGCTTTGCGTATGACATCAATGGAGATGGGAAGACGTCGATTCGCGGCGGCTTCGGTATTTCGTACGAGCGCAACTTCGGCAACGTCACGTTCAACATCATCCAGAACCCACCGAACTACGCCGTGATTACGGTCAACAATACGCCGGTGACGCCGAGCAATCTGGGGCCACTAGGCGGCGCGTCCGGGAATGTACCGTTGCCTCCAACGTCGCTGCGAGCGGTGGATCCAAATATCCGCGTGGCTTCGACGCAGTTCTACAGCCTGACGCTGGAACGGCAGCTTGCAAACAGCGTGGTAGCGTCGATCGGTTATGTGGGCTCACGCGGTATCCATCTGTATGACGTCAAGAACTATAACCAGCAGGGCGCGGGCAATGTGTATCTGGGAGATCCGATTGTAGCGCCTACCGCTCTATCGAACGGGTTTTCTCGATCCAACAATCAATACAGCGATATCAACGATCGTGGAAGCAATGGCGACTCGCACTATGACGGCATGAACATTGGGTTGCAGATGAATGATTTTCATCGTAGCGGGTTGAGTCTGACGGCCAACTATACGTTTGCGCACTCGCGGGACGATATCAGTTCGACTTTCTCCGAGAGCAACTCTTCCTCTAACGGTGTGGGTAATCTTGGGTATCTGAATCCGTTCAACCCTGCGCTGGATTATGGCGCTTCGGACTTCGATACGCGTCATCGCTTCGTGATCGCGCCGATCTACCAGACACCGTGGTTCAGGACTGACAGGAGCGCGCGAGCCCGTCTGCTGGGCGGATTTTTGCTGACGGGTATTTATACGGTTCGCACTGGGACGCCATTCGGATACTCGGATAGCGGCCCATCGCTGAATGCAGGCGCGGGCTCAGGTATTCCGCGGTATCTACCTTCGGCACCCATCACGAATACGAGGTTCAATCAGGCATTGAAGGGAGGGCAATTGGCGCCGAATCTCTTCAGCCTGGGTAATCTTCCTGCTGCGATGGAGTTCCCGGCGTCGAGTCTCCTGGCTGGCAGCTACGCGGACTTCGGACCGTATCCTGCGGGGATGACTCACCGGAACTCTTTCTATGGGCCGGGGGCGTGGAACTTTGACGCGGCGGTAAGCAAGACTGTGCCGATCACGGAACGGGTCTCGGTGGAGTTGCGGGCTGAAGGATTCGATCTGTTCAATCACCACAACATGTATGTGCTGGAGACCGCTAACGATGTTGGGGGCACCTACGACGGCAACCCACTTGTTATTCAGGGCAGGAAGGGCGGCGTGAACGGGGGAGCAAACGACGAGCGGCGCTTCGGCCAGTTCGCCGCGCGCATTACATTCTGA
- a CDS encoding TonB-dependent receptor encodes MKQALKYLTHLCVLLLFVSFTAFAQQQGATTGGLSGAVTDQTGAVLPGATVVLVGPQGSRTLTTDSLGRFAANGLTPGFYDVTVTNSGFKKWESKHNEVVVNVSSTLNVSMMVGNVGETVEVTASAVGIDTQSTAITTTLTDTFYNSVPMPRNVSAIFYAAPGVAAGQVAGSPGQIGPGQANPSIGGASGLENLYVVDGVTITDQAFGSIGTYNRYHGALGTGVNLSFIKEVNVKTTAFEPEYGKALGGVVQIVTKSGSNHFHGAIGAYFGPGTWYASRFQYYQFGFQQVTPPSTLSSPQYDAVVELGGYIPHFQDKLFFFGSFNPQLNQTIMQANPGAPAPSVALGPLTYSTTTMSWAGKVTYKIGAATTFEASSFGDPSRHNTQPFALGSSGLASYFPQTTASNWNYGSRNSVARITTAVTPTWLVNAGFAYNYNHFDEIPATTDYGITDASANSLLVPGASVTSGLGAYEPSTNDTWSIEANTSKTFGFFGQHTVSLGYAYDHTNFNDRPSRSGQLFPIPGHNAAGQDLTTLFSNFPAGAVGSLTNAIFRITATNSDPTLTQTDRTCTQCPINSHGQQIYASINRGTYKGLVVEALGRYHTAYVNDVYQMNRYISINAGARWEQQRVAGTILSYVFTGNWSPRLGINIDPVGDHKSKLFFNFSRNFWAMPLDAAIRQLGNEQDDTSFAFAPVINSNGSFTIIPDAAHTLNGLPRSTNSSGVISKFGAPSFASSTGEGIIPGTKGQYGDEYVIGVEREMTPSIVVKARWTDRRLIRIIEDIGSQSPEGSTIVPNFNGGIANPGPSTDIAVNEQSVKYTPAQFAAKNNPNTVTPATYVPVQPGCTAANDTFFAIGTFFINGLNQQVGGVCILNLAQADAGPGDGIPDGFVRPVRRYQAAEFEVDKRFSNHWLAVANLRWGTLYGNYEGAYRNDNGQSDPGISSLFDFTPGILNLLGDQFANGVLSTDRRTVGNLFLSYNVGTDTPFLHSLKGLTLGSGLRGQSGVPLSLLGNHPIYLNQGEVPIGGRGAAGRTPSTLQLDLHTSYDVPLGRFTEKYRLRLAMDMFNVTNSQFELGRVQYTQTPSSSVGVAPPLNSDYNRPTAFQTPFYARGSVRLEF; translated from the coding sequence ATGAAACAAGCACTGAAATACCTTACGCACCTATGTGTGTTGCTACTGTTCGTGTCGTTTACGGCCTTTGCGCAGCAGCAGGGCGCTACCACTGGCGGTCTTAGCGGAGCGGTTACGGATCAGACAGGCGCGGTACTCCCAGGTGCCACCGTTGTTCTGGTTGGACCGCAAGGGAGTCGTACTTTGACGACAGATTCGTTGGGCCGGTTTGCGGCGAATGGACTTACGCCCGGCTTCTATGACGTCACCGTGACGAATTCCGGTTTCAAGAAGTGGGAGTCGAAGCACAACGAAGTCGTGGTCAACGTTTCCTCCACGCTGAACGTTTCGATGATGGTGGGGAATGTGGGTGAAACGGTTGAGGTGACTGCAAGTGCGGTGGGGATCGACACGCAATCGACCGCTATTACAACCACTCTGACCGACACTTTCTACAACAGCGTTCCGATGCCGAGAAACGTTTCGGCTATCTTCTATGCGGCGCCGGGCGTGGCAGCCGGCCAGGTGGCGGGTTCGCCGGGGCAAATTGGTCCCGGTCAGGCGAACCCATCGATCGGCGGAGCTTCGGGGCTTGAGAATCTCTACGTTGTGGACGGTGTGACGATCACCGATCAGGCTTTCGGCAGCATCGGCACGTACAACCGCTACCATGGTGCGCTCGGAACGGGAGTCAACCTCTCCTTTATTAAGGAAGTCAACGTCAAGACGACGGCATTCGAACCGGAGTACGGCAAGGCGCTGGGTGGTGTCGTTCAGATCGTCACCAAGTCCGGCAGCAATCATTTTCACGGAGCGATCGGTGCGTATTTTGGGCCGGGAACCTGGTACGCAAGCCGCTTCCAGTACTATCAGTTTGGCTTTCAACAGGTGACTCCGCCTTCGACGCTCTCCAGCCCGCAGTACGATGCAGTCGTCGAGCTGGGCGGATACATCCCCCATTTTCAAGACAAGCTATTCTTCTTCGGCTCGTTCAATCCGCAGCTGAACCAGACCATTATGCAGGCTAACCCTGGTGCTCCGGCGCCGAGCGTTGCACTTGGCCCATTGACCTACAGCACGACGACCATGAGTTGGGCGGGTAAGGTGACCTATAAAATCGGCGCTGCGACCACGTTTGAAGCGTCAAGCTTTGGCGATCCGTCGAGGCACAACACGCAACCCTTCGCATTGGGCTCCAGTGGGCTGGCATCATATTTCCCGCAGACAACTGCAAGTAACTGGAATTATGGCTCGCGAAACTCGGTAGCGCGGATTACGACCGCCGTTACACCGACGTGGCTGGTTAATGCCGGCTTTGCCTATAACTACAATCACTTTGACGAGATACCCGCTACAACGGACTACGGCATCACGGACGCAAGTGCCAACTCACTGCTTGTCCCTGGCGCATCCGTTACTTCCGGACTTGGAGCGTACGAGCCCTCGACGAACGACACGTGGAGCATTGAGGCCAATACGTCGAAGACGTTCGGTTTCTTCGGCCAGCACACTGTCTCGCTGGGATATGCGTACGATCACACCAACTTTAACGATAGGCCTTCCCGGTCGGGACAACTCTTCCCGATTCCGGGTCACAATGCGGCTGGGCAGGATTTGACGACTTTGTTTTCAAACTTCCCCGCCGGTGCGGTTGGCTCTCTGACCAATGCGATATTCCGGATTACGGCAACTAACTCAGACCCGACTCTCACCCAGACAGACCGGACCTGCACACAGTGCCCTATCAATAGCCATGGTCAGCAGATTTATGCTTCCATCAATCGCGGTACTTACAAGGGCTTGGTTGTTGAGGCTCTTGGCCGCTACCACACGGCCTATGTAAACGATGTGTATCAGATGAACCGTTACATCTCAATCAATGCTGGAGCTCGCTGGGAGCAACAGCGAGTTGCCGGGACCATTCTGAGCTATGTGTTTACCGGAAACTGGTCGCCGCGGCTTGGCATCAACATCGATCCCGTGGGCGATCACAAGAGCAAACTGTTCTTCAACTTCTCCAGGAACTTCTGGGCAATGCCTCTGGATGCGGCGATCCGTCAGCTTGGCAATGAGCAGGACGACACCAGCTTTGCCTTCGCACCGGTCATCAATTCCAACGGATCGTTCACTATCATCCCCGACGCAGCCCACACTTTGAACGGTCTGCCCCGGTCGACAAATAGCAGCGGAGTTATATCAAAATTTGGGGCCCCAAGTTTCGCCTCTTCAACCGGCGAAGGGATCATTCCCGGAACCAAGGGACAATATGGGGATGAGTATGTCATCGGCGTCGAGCGCGAGATGACTCCTTCAATTGTCGTCAAGGCACGTTGGACCGACCGACGGCTCATCAGGATCATTGAGGATATCGGTTCGCAATCTCCTGAGGGATCGACGATTGTTCCTAACTTCAACGGTGGAATCGCGAATCCTGGTCCGTCCACGGACATCGCTGTGAATGAGCAGTCAGTGAAATATACGCCGGCGCAGTTTGCGGCCAAGAATAATCCGAATACTGTCACACCAGCGACCTATGTGCCTGTTCAGCCTGGTTGCACAGCGGCAAATGACACTTTCTTCGCCATAGGCACATTCTTTATCAATGGCCTCAACCAACAAGTCGGTGGCGTCTGCATTCTGAATCTCGCGCAAGCGGATGCTGGTCCGGGCGATGGTATTCCGGATGGATTCGTAAGGCCGGTCCGTCGCTATCAGGCCGCTGAGTTCGAAGTGGACAAGCGGTTTTCCAATCACTGGCTGGCTGTCGCTAATCTCCGCTGGGGTACGCTCTACGGCAACTACGAGGGTGCCTACCGCAACGATAATGGGCAGTCCGACCCCGGAATCAGTTCGCTGTTTGACTTTACACCGGGCATTCTCAACCTGCTTGGCGACCAGTTCGCAAATGGCGTGCTCAGCACCGATCGCCGGACGGTTGGCAATCTTTTCCTGAGCTATAACGTCGGCACGGATACGCCGTTCCTGCACTCATTAAAGGGCTTGACGCTTGGTTCGGGATTGCGTGGCCAGTCGGGTGTTCCGCTCAGCCTGCTAGGAAATCACCCAATCTACCTCAATCAGGGCGAGGTTCCGATTGGTGGCCGTGGCGCCGCGGGACGCACTCCGTCGACGCTCCAGCTTGATCTGCACACTAGTTATGACGTGCCACTCGGGCGGTTTACCGAGAAGTACAGGCTGAGGTTGGCGATGGACATGTTCAATGTGACCAATAGCCAGTTCGAATTGGGTCGAGTCCAGTACACGCAGACTCCGTCATCTTCGGTTGGTGTTGCACCGCCCCTGAACTCAGACTACAACCGGCCAACGGCATTCCAGACGCCGTTCTATGCGCGCGGTTCTGTGCGGTTGGAGTTCTAG